One genomic window of Evansella cellulosilytica DSM 2522 includes the following:
- a CDS encoding GbsR/MarR family transcriptional regulator, with protein MSINNDDNNIKESYEDTKDIFIQSMAKNMNLYGITPTIGRLYGTLYFSSDPMTLDDMRESLAMSKTSMSTGVRTLVDMNMVEPVFRRGVRKDLYKAEEDWYKSFTALFSRQWRKASDTNIEEAKEAIEQLQELITKTNDEELISKIESDIEKLEYACQYYKWLLKFVETVESGKIYDFIPKVKE; from the coding sequence TTGAGTATAAACAATGACGACAATAACATAAAAGAAAGCTATGAGGATACAAAAGATATTTTTATTCAAAGTATGGCGAAAAATATGAATCTTTATGGAATAACTCCTACTATTGGACGGCTATATGGAACATTATATTTCTCTAGTGACCCAATGACTTTAGACGATATGAGAGAATCTTTAGCAATGAGTAAAACGAGCATGAGCACCGGTGTACGAACGTTAGTAGATATGAACATGGTAGAACCAGTTTTTCGAAGAGGAGTTCGAAAGGATTTATACAAAGCGGAAGAAGATTGGTACAAGTCATTTACAGCTCTCTTTTCTAGACAGTGGAGAAAGGCGAGTGACACAAATATAGAGGAAGCTAAAGAGGCAATTGAACAGTTACAAGAACTAATAACAAAGACAAATGATGAGGAATTAATAAGCAAAATAGAGAGTGATATTGAAAAACTTGAGTATGCTTGTCAATATTATAAATGGCTTCTCAAGTTTGTAGAGACAGTAGAATCAGGGAAAATATATGATTTTATTCCAAAAGTAAAAGAATAA
- a CDS encoding alpha-glucosidase/alpha-galactosidase: MSKITFIGAGSTVFAKNVLGDCMFIEALNGFEFALHDIDETRLKDSELMLLNLTRKYNSTIKVKSYLDRKESLRGAKYVINAVQIGGYEPSTVIDFEIPKKYGLRQTIADTVGIGGLFRSLRTIPVMLDFAKDMEEVCPDALFLNYTNPMATLTGAMLRYSNIQTVGLCHSVQVCTTDLFQSLDMEHEGIQEKIAGINHMAWLLEVKKDGVDLYPEIKRRAKEKQKTKHHDMVRFELLDKFGYYVTESSEHNAEYHPYFIKNRYPELIDRFNIPLDEYPRRCVEQIQGWKKMREEMVNNAQLTHERTHEYGSYIIEAVETNNAFKFGGNVLNTGGLISNLPTKACVEVPCVVDRNGVMPTYVGELPEQLAALNRTNINTQLLTIEAAITRKKDYIYQAALLDPHTNSELSMDDIIAVCDDLIEAHGEWLPKYR, from the coding sequence ATGTCTAAAATAACTTTTATAGGAGCAGGGAGTACCGTTTTCGCAAAAAATGTTCTTGGTGATTGCATGTTTATAGAGGCATTAAATGGCTTCGAATTTGCTTTACATGATATTGATGAGACAAGGTTGAAGGATTCAGAGTTAATGCTATTAAATCTTACCCGAAAATATAACAGTACCATAAAAGTAAAGTCGTATTTAGACCGTAAAGAATCGTTACGTGGTGCAAAATATGTCATTAACGCAGTACAAATTGGTGGCTATGAACCAAGTACTGTCATTGATTTTGAAATCCCGAAGAAGTATGGATTAAGACAAACAATAGCTGATACAGTTGGAATCGGTGGCCTTTTTAGAAGCTTAAGGACGATTCCGGTTATGTTGGACTTTGCGAAGGATATGGAAGAAGTATGTCCAGACGCTCTATTCTTAAACTATACAAATCCAATGGCAACTTTAACTGGCGCGATGCTTCGTTACAGTAATATTCAAACAGTAGGCCTATGCCATAGCGTACAAGTGTGTACAACTGATTTATTTCAATCACTAGATATGGAGCACGAAGGTATTCAAGAAAAAATTGCAGGTATTAACCACATGGCGTGGCTTCTTGAAGTGAAAAAGGATGGGGTTGATCTTTACCCTGAAATTAAGCGGAGAGCAAAAGAAAAGCAAAAAACGAAGCATCATGACATGGTTCGTTTTGAATTGCTAGATAAGTTCGGTTATTACGTAACGGAGTCTTCAGAGCACAATGCTGAGTATCATCCATATTTTATAAAAAATCGCTACCCAGAGCTCATTGATCGTTTTAACATACCATTAGATGAATATCCACGCCGCTGTGTAGAGCAAATTCAGGGTTGGAAAAAAATGAGAGAAGAAATGGTGAACAATGCGCAGTTAACCCATGAAAGAACACACGAATATGGTTCATATATAATTGAGGCAGTGGAAACAAACAATGCATTTAAATTTGGAGGAAATGTATTAAATACTGGCGGACTAATTTCTAATCTACCAACGAAAGCGTGTGTAGAAGTTCCTTGTGTAGTTGATCGTAATGGCGTCATGCCGACGTATGTCGGGGAGCTTCCAGAACAATTAGCTGCCCTCAATCGTACAAACATCAATACACAATTACTAACTATTGAAGCAGCGATTACACGTAAGAAGGACTATATATATCAAGCAGCACTTCTAGATCCGCACACTAATTCTGAGCTGTCTATGGATGATATTATAGCTGTGTGCGATGATCTCATCGAAGCTCACGGAGAATGGCTACCAAAATATCGTTAA
- a CDS encoding Cof-type HAD-IIB family hydrolase, with protein MTTVTFRLLALDIDGTLLKSNHRLAKETKEAVEYAKEKGAYVTLATGRAFPSAKKVAKALKLDDAYLVTHDGAFVASEVDDPIYERRLDSDRVYQIVDILENYHCHIRLLHEKYAIGNKTRQRNLMSRMNLSVGDPLFYPVNFVDSPSHHLIDQPLTVPKIRAQFWSEKERKDALEELREVVRNTHITSSAEGSLDIVDASASKAKGLQILGRKLGISLQEMVAIGSSENDIEMIEQVGLGVAMGQSEKGIQSIADWVTRSNNQNGVGYAVREVFRKQLHPEIYK; from the coding sequence ATGACAACAGTGACATTTCGCTTATTAGCGTTAGACATCGATGGTACCCTGTTAAAGTCGAATCATCGGTTAGCGAAGGAAACGAAGGAAGCAGTAGAGTATGCAAAGGAGAAAGGGGCATATGTAACGTTAGCAACAGGGAGGGCCTTCCCCTCTGCAAAAAAAGTAGCAAAAGCTTTAAAACTGGACGATGCATATTTAGTTACTCACGATGGAGCATTTGTAGCTTCAGAAGTAGACGATCCAATTTACGAAAGAAGATTAGATTCTGATCGGGTATATCAAATTGTTGATATTCTTGAAAATTATCATTGCCATATTCGACTTTTACATGAAAAATATGCAATTGGAAATAAAACTCGCCAACGTAACTTAATGTCAAGGATGAATTTAAGTGTAGGTGATCCTCTTTTCTATCCAGTGAACTTTGTAGATTCACCTAGTCATCATTTAATTGACCAGCCTTTAACAGTACCAAAAATTAGAGCACAGTTTTGGAGTGAAAAAGAGCGAAAAGATGCGCTTGAAGAATTGAGAGAAGTAGTAAGAAACACTCATATCACGTCATCGGCAGAAGGTAGTTTAGATATTGTTGATGCTTCTGCATCAAAAGCAAAAGGGTTACAAATTTTAGGTAGAAAGCTCGGAATCTCACTACAAGAAATGGTTGCAATAGGATCGTCAGAAAATGATATAGAAATGATTGAACAAGTAGGATTAGGTGTTGCGATGGGACAATCGGAAAAGGGCATACAGAGCATCGCTGATTGGGTGACTAGATCCAACAATCAAAATGGTGTCGGTTATGCAGTGAGAGAAGTGTTTAGAAAGCAGCTTCATCCAGAAATATATAAGTAG
- a CDS encoding ATP-binding protein: MMRLLKVHIYGYGKWIDQEWSFTRDGIQIIQGNNESGKSTFMAFIFAIFYGFPKKGEKQYIPLSVNAYGGTVTAHTEQFGTVVIERVKGRLVKGDVTVYFSDGSLGGEQELREILQDIDEKTFKGIFHFDLDSLNSLGMMNADNLNQYLYDAGLSGSRSLAEIEKQTATQMDELFKPRGKKTEMNVIAKQLEVKERELTKWEERVSEYEHLKSNVTLLEQRITDLKSEQKTYIDQIKEKEKQKTLKELATSWKEKQIQLEQLVHVKSFPANGIERLNALNEKLIETKSELKDVQVKEELLYSELQKLKPVASWNESKQDLDELKLEEKLYYERLIEIENGEKMATKVKEDMEKVSEEIRKEGPIHLDNIIVNANMKSEFELLKQEVDVHNWNQKRLKSELIQLEEHIKQLSTELSSIESEMLTEDQVKDIENKMNKGKEKNGGNNNEALTSQHNFIINHYHSVVKSEKTQQFVFFIITLFLAASSIVMFIMNEWGIAFLVSLFTVVLFSVFIWKIVSVKKILKSIEKEKKDYQQKLMENEFDEDDESTFMLNKWHDILHEHSEKKKQYLLCENKMNDIRERLLKVEKDLQLYEGKLESNHDSIHAWCEKYGLPSNIHYNNMRSFIDMCEAFLSYRNKYNEIIENNIKLKKKCMQFEEKVNHLVTRLCSDEIKSTMRQKIKVLQQIVKNQEEKQQLRIKKEERIEHLQEVKTRLHIEISEITQAIEHLFQLANVKEEEAYRRKAILLDDYNRLVEEQNHFWVQMKMMYSDDQHLHRLVEQLLSEQSDPTKELQLVQEKNEACLNEYESAREKLLYVKNEISTLEEDGSYDELVQGFTQLKEELKTLAKKWATLSVSMVMIRELKRLYEKEKQPDVLHSAQLFLSKMTNGEYPRLFAPLGEERFILERKDGIRFDPSEVSRGTCEVLYLSLRLALAMKFAQSDSLPLFMDETIVNIDKQRRDLIVGVLDQFSKNRQVIFLTCHRHIADSIIGNRIFLQK, encoded by the coding sequence ATGATGAGGCTATTAAAAGTACATATTTATGGATATGGTAAGTGGATCGATCAAGAGTGGAGTTTTACAAGGGATGGTATTCAAATAATTCAAGGAAATAATGAATCTGGCAAATCTACTTTTATGGCTTTCATTTTTGCAATCTTTTATGGTTTTCCTAAAAAAGGAGAAAAACAGTATATACCGTTATCGGTTAATGCGTATGGTGGTACTGTTACAGCACATACAGAACAATTCGGAACTGTCGTCATTGAAAGAGTGAAAGGTCGTTTAGTGAAGGGCGATGTTACTGTATACTTCTCTGACGGGTCTTTAGGTGGTGAACAGGAGTTAAGGGAGATACTCCAAGATATAGACGAAAAAACGTTTAAAGGTATTTTTCACTTCGATTTGGATTCGTTGAACAGCTTAGGGATGATGAATGCTGATAACTTAAATCAATATCTTTACGATGCAGGACTTAGCGGAAGTCGTTCACTAGCTGAAATAGAGAAACAAACTGCCACACAAATGGATGAATTGTTTAAACCAAGAGGTAAAAAAACCGAAATGAACGTGATTGCAAAGCAACTGGAAGTAAAGGAAAGAGAGCTAACGAAATGGGAAGAAAGAGTTAGCGAATATGAACATTTGAAGAGTAATGTTACACTTCTTGAACAAAGGATAACGGACTTAAAATCAGAACAGAAAACGTATATAGATCAAATAAAAGAAAAAGAGAAGCAAAAAACGTTGAAGGAACTAGCAACTTCATGGAAAGAAAAACAAATTCAACTGGAGCAGTTAGTTCATGTGAAAAGCTTTCCTGCAAACGGTATTGAACGATTAAACGCATTAAATGAGAAATTAATAGAAACAAAATCAGAACTAAAGGATGTGCAAGTGAAGGAAGAATTATTATATTCTGAGCTTCAAAAATTAAAGCCGGTTGCTAGCTGGAATGAATCGAAGCAAGATTTAGATGAACTTAAGCTTGAAGAGAAATTGTATTACGAACGTTTAATAGAAATAGAAAACGGCGAAAAAATGGCAACAAAAGTAAAAGAAGACATGGAAAAGGTGAGTGAGGAAATAAGGAAAGAAGGTCCTATTCATCTTGATAATATTATTGTAAATGCAAATATGAAGTCAGAATTCGAACTGTTGAAACAGGAAGTAGACGTTCATAATTGGAACCAAAAGCGCTTGAAGAGTGAGTTAATACAGTTAGAAGAGCATATTAAGCAGCTTTCAACGGAGCTTTCTTCTATTGAGAGTGAGATGCTTACAGAAGATCAAGTGAAAGATATAGAGAATAAAATGAATAAAGGTAAAGAAAAGAACGGGGGCAATAATAATGAAGCGCTCACTTCTCAGCATAACTTCATTATCAATCATTACCACTCTGTCGTAAAAAGTGAAAAAACACAGCAGTTTGTTTTTTTCATCATCACTTTGTTTTTAGCTGCTAGTTCCATCGTTATGTTCATCATGAATGAATGGGGAATAGCCTTTTTAGTGTCGCTTTTTACTGTTGTTTTATTTTCAGTATTTATTTGGAAAATTGTATCAGTAAAGAAAATATTAAAGTCTATTGAAAAGGAAAAAAAGGACTATCAACAAAAGTTAATGGAGAATGAATTTGACGAAGATGACGAAAGCACTTTTATGTTAAATAAATGGCACGATATTTTACATGAACATAGTGAGAAAAAAAAGCAATATTTACTATGTGAGAATAAAATGAACGATATACGAGAAAGGTTGTTGAAAGTAGAGAAAGATTTACAATTATATGAAGGAAAGCTAGAGTCAAATCATGATAGCATTCATGCTTGGTGTGAAAAATACGGGCTCCCTTCTAATATACATTATAATAACATGCGATCCTTTATCGACATGTGTGAAGCTTTTCTAAGTTATCGCAATAAATATAATGAAATAATAGAAAACAATATCAAGTTAAAAAAGAAGTGTATGCAATTTGAAGAAAAAGTTAACCATTTAGTGACAAGACTTTGCAGTGATGAAATAAAAAGCACGATGAGGCAAAAAATAAAAGTATTACAGCAAATAGTAAAGAATCAAGAGGAAAAACAACAGTTACGAATAAAGAAAGAGGAAAGAATTGAACATTTGCAGGAAGTAAAGACGAGACTGCATATTGAAATTAGTGAAATAACGCAGGCTATTGAACATCTTTTTCAACTTGCAAATGTGAAGGAGGAAGAAGCATATCGTCGGAAGGCCATTTTGCTTGATGATTACAACAGGTTAGTTGAAGAACAAAACCATTTCTGGGTACAAATGAAAATGATGTATTCTGATGATCAACACTTACATCGATTAGTGGAACAATTGCTTAGTGAACAATCCGATCCTACGAAGGAATTACAATTAGTGCAAGAAAAAAATGAAGCATGTTTGAATGAATACGAGAGTGCCCGAGAAAAACTTTTGTATGTAAAAAATGAAATCAGTACATTAGAAGAAGATGGGAGCTATGATGAACTTGTACAAGGATTTACCCAGCTGAAGGAGGAATTAAAAACTCTAGCTAAAAAGTGGGCAACATTATCGGTAAGCATGGTCATGATTCGTGAGTTAAAAAGACTGTATGAAAAGGAGAAGCAACCAGATGTTTTACATAGTGCACAATTGTTTCTCTCGAAAATGACAAATGGAGAATATCCAAGGCTGTTTGCACCATTAGGGGAAGAACGTTTTATCCTAGAAAGGAAAGACGGGATAAGATTTGATCCGAGCGAAGTAAGCAGGGGAACTTGCGAAGTATTATACTTATCACTTCGACTAGCATTAGCAATGAAGTTTGCTCAATCTGATTCATTGCCACTCTTTATGGATGAAACGATAGTAAATATTGATAAACAGCGCCGTGATTTAATTGTAGGCGTGCTTGATCAATTTTCAAAAAATAGACAAGTTATCTTTTTAACATGTCATCGTCATATTGCAGATTCCATTATCGGGAATAGGATTTTCTTGCAAAAATAA
- a CDS encoding PaaI family thioesterase, whose amino-acid sequence MEENKLRELFEHALHTHQDHSGNLFMYSLLDFNIEYLEEEEQVVIQVPITPIMFNPIGFIHGGIISYIADTAMGHLCAAFCETPSVTLELKTQFLSTAREGTVTATAYFTKKGRKVQFVECELKNEEGKLLAKVSGTFYPIS is encoded by the coding sequence ATGGAAGAAAACAAACTAAGAGAATTATTTGAGCATGCATTACACACTCATCAAGATCATTCTGGTAACCTTTTTATGTATTCTCTACTAGATTTTAATATAGAATACTTAGAAGAGGAAGAACAAGTAGTCATACAAGTACCTATCACGCCGATCATGTTTAACCCAATAGGTTTTATTCATGGTGGAATTATCAGTTATATTGCAGATACCGCAATGGGACATTTATGTGCAGCCTTTTGTGAAACACCAAGTGTAACCTTAGAGTTAAAAACACAATTTTTAAGCACAGCACGTGAAGGTACAGTGACAGCTACTGCTTACTTTACAAAAAAAGGGAGAAAAGTGCAGTTTGTGGAATGCGAATTGAAAAATGAAGAAGGTAAATTACTTGCGAAAGTGTCAGGCACCTTTTATCCTATTTCATAA
- a CDS encoding metallophosphoesterase family protein: MIRFIHCADLHLGRPIKTHADLPASFIKQLQSATYQSFESIVNKAIEFNVDFMLISGDVYDSEHRSYRGQWFLKKQAERLQKVNIPIYVIHGNHDPIKAEHSNNRLPENVHVFSEKFEVVSLLTAKNEKVYLYGFSYPNKAYYDNPIPMYETIGEMSAYHIALLHGQESSQKDHEPYAPFSLNELKQKNIDYWALGHIHKRQILSSNPSVVYPGNIQGAHKKENGEKGAYYVEMTKTDTMLTFLPTSRVQWEHMNISIDECEIMDELLDRIQQISEILDLQKHYLVEVHLTGGGPLHEQLIQDNVQQELMTILRSEVFHSSNVWINSLYVNTTLPIERERLKEKDDLLGDIVRVVDTLEEQHVEEALQPVFSHLVMRKYLECLSQEEIQEIVETAERKILTSLMREVK, translated from the coding sequence ATGATTCGTTTTATTCATTGCGCTGACCTTCATTTAGGACGACCAATAAAAACACATGCAGATTTACCAGCAAGCTTTATTAAACAACTTCAATCCGCCACTTATCAATCGTTTGAATCGATTGTAAATAAGGCGATAGAGTTCAATGTAGACTTTATGTTAATTAGTGGTGACGTATATGATAGTGAGCACCGCTCTTATAGGGGACAATGGTTTTTAAAAAAACAAGCAGAGCGACTACAAAAAGTGAATATTCCTATCTATGTGATACACGGGAATCATGACCCAATCAAAGCTGAACACAGCAACAATAGATTACCTGAAAACGTTCATGTTTTTTCTGAGAAATTTGAAGTTGTTTCATTATTAACTGCAAAAAATGAAAAGGTATACCTTTATGGTTTTAGCTACCCGAATAAGGCCTATTATGATAATCCGATACCAATGTATGAAACGATTGGAGAAATGTCTGCATATCATATTGCCTTATTACATGGACAAGAATCTTCTCAAAAGGATCATGAACCGTATGCGCCTTTTTCTTTAAATGAATTGAAGCAAAAAAACATTGATTATTGGGCATTAGGACATATACATAAGCGACAAATCTTATCCTCAAACCCATCGGTTGTTTATCCTGGTAATATTCAAGGCGCTCATAAAAAGGAAAATGGCGAAAAGGGAGCTTACTATGTAGAAATGACAAAGACGGATACTATGTTAACCTTTTTACCGACATCACGTGTGCAGTGGGAGCACATGAACATTAGTATTGATGAATGTGAAATAATGGATGAATTATTAGACCGTATACAACAGATAAGCGAGATTTTAGATTTACAAAAGCATTATTTAGTGGAGGTACATCTAACTGGAGGTGGCCCTTTACACGAGCAGCTTATTCAAGATAATGTACAACAAGAATTAATGACAATATTAAGATCTGAAGTTTTTCACAGTAGTAACGTGTGGATAAACAGTTTGTATGTAAATACAACGCTTCCAATTGAGCGAGAGAGATTGAAAGAAAAAGATGATCTGCTGGGAGATATCGTACGTGTTGTAGATACACTAGAGGAACAACATGTAGAGGAAGCATTGCAGCCAGTGTTTTCACATTTAGTCATGCGTAAATACTTAGAATGCTTATCTCAAGAAGAAATACAGGAAATTGTTGAGACAGCAGAGAGAAAAATATTAACTTCATTAATGCGTGAGGTGAAGTAA
- a CDS encoding response regulator transcription factor — protein MNHFHVYLVEDEKNLAEVIKAYMEKEGWKVKHFSDGKEAAEHIDSSPHLWVLDIMLPGMDGYQLLKAIKSRNDTPVIFISARDKDLDRVLGLELGSDDYLAKPFLPEELVIRAKKLLERIYKNDVQAPEQFTLNGYTIDPNGRTVKDGNEPIELTTKEMDLVILLTSNISKSLSREEIIEYVWGSDYYGSERAVDDVVRRVRKKLPRIHVETLYGYGYRVLSS, from the coding sequence TTGAATCATTTTCACGTTTATTTAGTTGAAGACGAAAAAAACTTGGCAGAAGTGATAAAAGCATATATGGAAAAGGAAGGATGGAAAGTGAAGCACTTTTCAGATGGAAAAGAAGCGGCCGAACATATTGATTCATCTCCTCATCTATGGGTGCTTGACATTATGTTACCTGGTATGGACGGCTACCAATTATTAAAAGCAATTAAGTCTAGAAATGATACACCTGTTATTTTTATTTCAGCTAGAGATAAAGACTTAGATCGAGTGTTAGGACTTGAATTAGGAAGCGATGATTACTTAGCAAAGCCATTTCTTCCAGAAGAGCTTGTCATTCGTGCAAAAAAGCTACTAGAGAGAATTTATAAGAATGATGTCCAAGCGCCAGAGCAGTTTACATTGAACGGATATACGATAGATCCAAATGGTAGAACAGTAAAAGATGGTAATGAACCAATTGAACTGACAACAAAGGAAATGGATCTTGTCATCTTATTAACATCGAATATTAGTAAATCGCTATCAAGAGAGGAAATTATTGAATATGTTTGGGGTAGTGATTATTATGGCTCTGAACGAGCGGTAGATGATGTTGTAAGAAGAGTGAGGAAGAAGCTCCCTAGAATCCATGTGGAAACTTTATATGGATACGGATATAGGGTTTTATCTTCATGA
- a CDS encoding coproporphyrinogen III oxidase gives MMDSISLINIEETHKRACERIVQLFSDEMKVNFIAENENHHEVAISFTEVTVIDDVCFVTGVMINDQGEAISSIETKLRLEANPIKKVKKQVKNLCLLKLMESYTGIIQPWGILTGIRPTKLYHSMRREGLSVDNISQQLSERYSVQKEKIELLANIATRQLAVVPDLDHIKNEVSIYIGIPFCPTMCAYCTFPAYAINGKNGSVEEFLTGLHYEMEVTGTWLKERNIKVTTIYYGGGTPTSITAREMDALYEKMYQVFPMADVRELTVEAGRPDTISPEKIEVLKKWNVDRISVNPQSFTNETLKAIGRHHSVEETIDKYKLSMEMGMTNINMDLIIGLPGEGVEELSHTLQVTSELKPASLTVHTLSYKRASQMTKYKEKYKVADRDEIHEMMKLAEDWMNKHSYAPYYLYRQKNILGNLENVGYAMDNHESIYNIMIMEELQTIIGLGCGASSKWVDPRTGDIDRYANPKDPQTYIDRYKDYTHKKVEMLSQLFPQ, from the coding sequence ATGATGGATTCAATTTCACTAATTAATATAGAAGAAACACATAAACGCGCTTGTGAGAGAATTGTTCAGCTATTTAGTGACGAAATGAAAGTTAACTTTATTGCTGAGAACGAAAACCATCACGAGGTGGCAATTTCATTTACTGAAGTAACGGTTATTGATGATGTTTGTTTTGTGACAGGAGTTATGATAAATGATCAAGGAGAAGCCATTAGCAGTATTGAAACAAAGCTGCGCTTAGAAGCTAATCCGATTAAAAAGGTAAAGAAGCAAGTTAAAAATTTATGTTTATTAAAGCTGATGGAGTCTTACACAGGGATAATTCAACCGTGGGGAATTTTAACGGGGATTCGGCCTACTAAGCTTTATCACTCTATGCGACGTGAAGGGCTATCGGTGGATAATATAAGTCAGCAATTAAGTGAACGGTACTCCGTACAAAAAGAGAAAATTGAACTACTAGCCAATATAGCTACACGCCAGCTTGCAGTTGTACCTGATCTCGATCATATAAAAAACGAAGTAAGTATTTATATCGGAATTCCGTTTTGTCCAACAATGTGTGCTTATTGTACATTTCCTGCGTATGCGATTAATGGGAAAAATGGATCAGTGGAGGAATTTTTAACTGGGCTTCATTATGAGATGGAAGTAACGGGTACATGGCTAAAGGAACGCAATATAAAAGTGACAACGATCTATTATGGTGGTGGAACACCGACAAGTATTACTGCACGGGAAATGGATGCCTTATATGAGAAAATGTATCAAGTTTTTCCTATGGCTGACGTAAGGGAGCTAACGGTGGAAGCTGGGAGGCCAGATACGATATCTCCTGAAAAGATAGAGGTGTTAAAAAAGTGGAACGTTGACCGGATCAGTGTTAATCCACAATCATTTACAAATGAAACGTTAAAGGCAATTGGTCGTCATCATTCAGTAGAAGAAACAATTGATAAGTATAAGCTCTCCATGGAAATGGGAATGACAAACATTAATATGGACTTAATTATAGGTTTACCAGGAGAAGGTGTGGAAGAATTATCGCACACATTACAAGTTACAAGTGAACTAAAACCAGCCTCTTTGACAGTCCACACATTATCATATAAAAGAGCATCACAAATGACGAAATATAAGGAAAAATATAAAGTAGCTGATCGAGATGAAATACACGAAATGATGAAATTGGCGGAAGATTGGATGAATAAGCATAGCTATGCACCTTATTATTTATATCGTCAAAAAAATATACTCGGTAACCTTGAAAATGTAGGCTATGCTATGGATAATCACGAGAGTATATATAACATTATGATAATGGAAGAGCTGCAAACGATTATTGGATTAGGGTGTGGTGCTTCAAGTAAATGGGTTGATCCAAGAACAGGGGATATCGACAGGTATGCAAACCCTAAAGATCCACAGACATATATAGACCGTTACAAAGACTATACACATAAAAAAGTGGAGATGTTGTCACAGCTTTTCCCTCAATGA